In the Methanococcoides sp. LMO-2 genome, one interval contains:
- a CDS encoding signal peptidase I: protein MDIKASFHTFRTSDKFWISLSRDILSVILAVMAFAVVSQAVFGMWTPMVAVESGSMEPHMKIGDIIFIQSIDRTQIISNQDASPDYTSFKMEGDVILYRPYGQEGVTPIIHRAMYYVEAGDPMWDDGPIAPHSGYITKGDNERTNMYFDQQGQISYLQPVKEEWIIGVARYRIPYAGYLRLMLS from the coding sequence ATGGATATAAAAGCCTCATTCCACACATTCAGAACAAGTGATAAGTTCTGGATATCTTTGTCAAGGGATATTCTTTCTGTAATTCTGGCCGTTATGGCATTTGCGGTCGTCTCACAGGCTGTATTCGGAATGTGGACACCAATGGTTGCTGTGGAATCAGGAAGCATGGAACCTCACATGAAGATAGGGGACATTATTTTTATTCAAAGCATTGACAGGACACAGATAATATCCAATCAGGATGCTTCACCGGACTACACATCATTCAAAATGGAAGGGGATGTTATTCTCTACCGCCCTTACGGACAGGAAGGAGTAACGCCGATCATACACAGGGCCATGTACTACGTCGAAGCCGGTGATCCCATGTGGGATGATGGTCCAATCGCACCACACAGTGGTTACATAACCAAAGGCGATAATGAAAGAACGAATATGTACTTCGACCAGCAGGGTCAGATAAGTTATCTCCAGCCTGTAAAGGAAGAATGGATCATTG
- a CDS encoding DNA-directed DNA polymerase II small subunit: MREIDVQEAFLEAGYQISPEAADLIVSHSLPEDLVCYVLEHVDESIFVIEAEHIDVLSFESECGTTLKDGSGKSPEQLTEASPQITVSSQGISEEKTSDPVASSSTITPGTTSVMNSPASPRSKKYSSSFPVGYGSGGGIDRSTGAGTNGNGAGNNINIMSDITDMSTCVGEYMEFVQYFRNRYSKLSDLIRGRITARPIESLNKNRKHGGGLRRSGGGDYSEVSIIGMVSEVRSTANGHKMLQLEDPTGSFLVLVHQAEKDLFEEASKIILDEVIGVTGSLTNDGSLIVAKKIILPDLPNISHRREGTWGKAVFTSDVHIGSSTFLEEEWCNFLDFLNGKSDNEQMRELSKDIRFLVIAGDLVDGIGIFPGQEHELDILDIYDQYAKAAEYFSQVPEHIQIIISPGNHDAVRQAEPQPRFPERITSLFEDRVIFVGNPALVDLDGVQVLMYHGRSIDDLVASVPGVSYQEPEKAMIEMLKRRHLSPIYGSRVSIAPEKQDHFVIDPVPDILHCGHVHTIGIGRYKNVLAINSGTWQSQTEFQKRVNVMPTPAQVPLVDLSTLKTSLLHF, encoded by the coding sequence ATGAGAGAGATCGATGTTCAGGAAGCCTTTTTGGAAGCCGGCTATCAGATCAGCCCTGAGGCTGCAGATCTTATAGTATCTCACAGCTTACCAGAGGACCTGGTCTGCTACGTCCTTGAACACGTGGATGAGTCGATCTTCGTCATTGAAGCAGAACATATTGACGTACTATCTTTTGAATCTGAATGTGGAACTACCCTGAAAGACGGCTCAGGAAAATCTCCGGAACAACTTACGGAGGCTAGTCCACAGATTACGGTTAGTTCGCAGGGTATTTCTGAGGAAAAGACCTCAGACCCTGTTGCATCATCTTCAACGATCACACCCGGAACCACATCTGTGATGAATTCCCCGGCTTCTCCCCGCTCCAAAAAATATTCTTCTTCGTTCCCGGTCGGGTATGGGTCCGGTGGAGGAATTGACAGGTCCACCGGAGCGGGTACGAATGGGAATGGTGCTGGCAATAATATCAACATCATGTCTGATATTACGGACATGTCCACCTGCGTGGGGGAATACATGGAATTCGTCCAGTATTTCAGGAACAGGTACAGCAAGCTCAGTGATCTTATACGCGGCAGGATCACCGCCAGGCCGATAGAGAGCCTCAACAAGAATCGCAAGCATGGCGGAGGTTTGAGGCGAAGTGGAGGCGGTGATTATAGTGAGGTCTCTATCATCGGCATGGTATCCGAGGTAAGGAGCACTGCCAACGGGCACAAGATGCTTCAGCTGGAAGATCCTACGGGTTCTTTTCTGGTGCTTGTGCATCAGGCAGAGAAGGACCTTTTTGAGGAGGCCAGTAAGATCATTCTGGACGAGGTCATCGGCGTGACAGGTTCTCTGACAAATGACGGTAGTCTTATTGTTGCTAAGAAGATAATTCTCCCTGACCTTCCGAACATCTCACACAGGAGAGAAGGTACCTGGGGTAAGGCTGTTTTCACTTCCGATGTCCACATAGGCAGTTCGACCTTCCTTGAAGAGGAATGGTGCAATTTCCTTGATTTCCTTAATGGAAAGAGTGACAATGAGCAGATGAGGGAGCTTTCAAAGGACATTCGTTTCCTTGTTATAGCAGGTGACCTTGTGGATGGCATCGGTATCTTCCCTGGCCAGGAACATGAACTGGATATCCTTGACATTTATGATCAGTATGCAAAGGCTGCTGAGTACTTCAGTCAGGTACCTGAACACATCCAGATTATAATATCACCCGGAAATCACGATGCAGTACGCCAGGCAGAGCCACAGCCCCGTTTCCCGGAGCGTATCACATCCCTTTTTGAGGACAGGGTGATCTTTGTGGGAAATCCTGCACTTGTGGACCTTGACGGTGTGCAGGTACTGATGTATCACGGTCGTTCCATTGATGATCTGGTGGCATCAGTTCCCGGAGTCTCCTACCAGGAGCCGGAAAAGGCAATGATAGAGATGCTAAAGCGCAGGCACCTTTCCCCTATATACGGAAGCAGGGTTTCCATTGCACCGGAAAAGCAGGACCATTTCGTGATCGATCCGGTGCCTGATATCCTCCATTGTGGGCATGTGCATACCATCGGTATTGGAAGATACAAGAATGTCCTTGCGATCAATTCAGGTACATGGCAGTCACAGACCGAGTTCCAGAAGAGGGTGAACGTCATGCCAACACCTGCACAGGTCCCGTTAGTTGATCTTTCAACTCTCAAGACAAGTCTGCTTCATTTCTGA
- the twy1 gene encoding 4-demethylwyosine synthase TYW1, with protein MSSKDKEELMTIPEIPDFEALLKKQGYSLAGTHSAVKTCLWLGRSMKNEGECYKSRFYGITSHCCLQMTPTLRCNQRCLFCWRPTEAEVSFPKNWDSPVEIVGSSIKAQRKLISGFGGSAPRERWEEANEPKHVAISLSGEPTLYPYLPELVEEYEKEGFSTFIVSNGTVPEMMERIEPSQLYMSLDAPDRETYEKVCNPKSPELWDKINRSLEILGKKDNRKAIRITLVKGVNMIDPEGYARLIEIADPDYVEIKAYMHLGFSRARLPREAMPSHEEVLSFAKEVAGHLGYSIADEVEVSRIALLSKDGKVTYLD; from the coding sequence ATGTCCTCGAAAGATAAGGAAGAACTTATGACAATTCCTGAAATACCAGACTTTGAGGCCTTGCTGAAAAAGCAGGGATACAGTCTGGCAGGTACTCATTCTGCTGTAAAGACATGCCTCTGGCTTGGCCGTTCCATGAAAAACGAAGGAGAATGTTACAAGTCCAGGTTCTACGGTATCACTTCACATTGCTGTTTGCAGATGACACCTACGTTAAGGTGCAATCAGCGTTGCCTGTTCTGCTGGAGGCCTACAGAGGCAGAAGTATCTTTCCCAAAAAATTGGGATTCTCCAGTGGAAATAGTGGGGTCTTCGATCAAGGCACAGCGAAAACTGATATCCGGATTTGGCGGTTCTGCACCAAGGGAGCGCTGGGAGGAAGCCAACGAGCCCAAACACGTTGCAATATCACTTTCAGGGGAGCCGACACTGTATCCGTACCTTCCTGAGCTTGTGGAGGAGTACGAAAAAGAGGGCTTTAGCACTTTTATTGTAAGCAACGGTACGGTTCCTGAAATGATGGAAAGGATCGAGCCTTCCCAGCTGTACATGAGCCTTGACGCTCCTGACAGGGAAACGTATGAAAAGGTCTGCAATCCGAAATCTCCTGAACTCTGGGACAAGATCAACAGGTCACTGGAGATACTTGGAAAGAAGGATAACCGCAAGGCCATACGCATAACCCTTGTAAAGGGAGTCAACATGATCGATCCTGAAGGTTATGCACGTCTTATTGAGATAGCAGATCCGGATTACGTTGAGATCAAAGCATACATGCATCTTGGTTTTTCCAGGGCTCGCCTGCCCCGTGAAGCAATGCCTTCACACGAAGAGGTTCTCAGTTTTGCTAAAGAGGTTGCAGGTCATCTTGGTTATTCCATTGCAGATGAAGTTGAAGTAAGCCGCATAGCTTTGCTTTCTAAGGACGGAAAAGTTACTTATCTTGACTGA
- the prf1 gene encoding peptide chain release factor aRF-1, whose product MADQSSHQKYEFKKKLESLRDKRGRGTELISLYIPPDKQLSDVVAQLKTEHGQASNIKSKLTKTNVQGAIESIMSRLRYVTVPENGIVYFTGAVDIGANKTNMETTIIEPPQPIITYRYHCDSSFYLDPLEEMLREAKTYGLLVLDRREASIGLLVGKHIEPYRNLTSTVPGKQRKGGQSAHRFQQLRLIAIHDFYKRIGDAASEVFLTVDQKDFEGVLVGGPSPTKEEFESGHFLHHEIEKKMLGLFDVAYTDESGLSELVNAASERLEDLDLMVEKKLMQQFFQELVSDSGKATYGEENVRENLIIGAVDIMLVSEDLRAERETIRCTSCDYEKKTTSDFKPGDSKTALGNCPKCGSYLESVEKVDVVDELSEMCDQMSTTVEFISTDFEEGAQLLNAFGGIVAILRFNTGI is encoded by the coding sequence ATGGCTGACCAATCTTCACATCAAAAATACGAGTTTAAAAAGAAACTTGAATCGTTAAGGGACAAGCGAGGTCGTGGTACTGAACTGATCTCCCTTTACATCCCACCTGACAAGCAGCTTTCAGATGTAGTCGCACAGCTCAAGACAGAGCACGGTCAGGCTTCCAACATTAAGTCCAAGCTGACAAAAACGAACGTTCAGGGTGCAATTGAGTCCATCATGTCCAGGCTCAGGTATGTGACAGTCCCGGAAAACGGTATCGTCTATTTCACAGGTGCTGTGGATATCGGCGCTAACAAGACTAACATGGAGACTACCATCATTGAGCCTCCGCAGCCAATTATCACATACAGGTACCACTGTGATTCATCATTCTACCTTGATCCGTTAGAGGAGATGCTAAGAGAAGCAAAGACCTATGGCCTGCTCGTTCTCGACAGGCGTGAGGCTTCCATCGGTCTTCTGGTAGGTAAACACATAGAACCATACCGAAACCTGACCTCCACAGTTCCGGGTAAGCAGAGGAAGGGAGGACAGAGTGCCCACAGGTTCCAGCAGCTCAGGCTTATTGCAATACACGATTTCTACAAGCGTATAGGTGATGCGGCAAGTGAGGTGTTCCTCACAGTGGACCAGAAGGACTTTGAAGGCGTGCTAGTAGGCGGTCCTTCACCAACAAAAGAGGAGTTCGAATCCGGTCACTTCCTTCACCACGAGATAGAGAAGAAGATGCTCGGCCTTTTCGATGTGGCATATACCGATGAATCCGGTCTATCAGAGCTTGTGAATGCAGCAAGTGAAAGGCTTGAAGACCTTGACCTGATGGTAGAGAAGAAGCTCATGCAGCAGTTCTTCCAGGAACTGGTATCAGATTCAGGTAAAGCGACCTACGGTGAGGAAAATGTGCGTGAGAATCTCATTATCGGTGCTGTCGATATAATGCTCGTGTCAGAAGACCTAAGGGCCGAGAGGGAGACCATCAGGTGTACTTCTTGCGATTATGAGAAAAAGACCACCAGTGATTTCAAGCCAGGTGATTCAAAGACAGCTCTTGGTAACTGCCCGAAATGTGGGTCCTATCTTGAGTCTGTGGAAAAGGTCGATGTCGTGGATGAGCTGTCCGAGATGTGTGACCAGATGAGTACTACGGTAGAGTTCATTTCCACTGATTTCGAAGAGGGTGCACAGCTTTTGAATGCTTTTGGTGGTATCGTCGCCATCCTGCGTTTCAACACAGGTATCTGA
- the argS gene encoding arginine--tRNA ligase, giving the protein MFLDFIQQVTSVLNNAVSSAGFEVNDLELGPSQHADLSSRVAFRLASVAKQSPKDVADRIVSEVVIPENSYIGKIDSMGPYLNITASRSFIDGVVSGIREKKDVFGGDFREGKILLEHTSANPNGPLHVGHIRNSIIGDTLGRILKRAGYDVELHYYVNDMGRQIAIVSWALERFEFDNDSKPDHAIANVYIKANAELEAHPEKVAEIDKLMQLVESGDEETINRFDEAVGRAVEGIKETLGKMNVAHDEFPKESGFIRSGDVSRIVDEIKATGRTEIDNGALVVDLKDYGFEKTLVIQRSDGTSLYTTRDLAYHEWKGERADRIIDVFGADHKLISGQLSATLNAIGKKEPEVVIFEFVSLPEGSMSTRRGKFISADELLDQVKARALEEVDKRRPEMADEFKKQVADMVGIGAVRYDIVKVSPEKSTVFDWKEALDFEKQGGPFVQYSHARACSILQKAKDEGLWNAEADINASLLVEDSEIALIKKMAMFDNVLDQCARELKPHMLAIYARELADAFNQFYRFVSVLNAEEEDVRAGRLALVDCARIVLANTLDTLGLGAPESM; this is encoded by the coding sequence TTGTTCTTAGATTTCATACAGCAGGTTACGTCCGTACTGAACAATGCTGTCAGTTCGGCAGGTTTTGAAGTGAACGATCTGGAGCTTGGCCCCTCCCAGCATGCAGACCTTTCTTCAAGGGTCGCATTCAGGCTGGCATCTGTTGCAAAGCAGAGCCCCAAGGATGTTGCTGACAGGATCGTTTCCGAGGTAGTGATACCTGAGAATTCCTATATCGGGAAGATAGATTCAATGGGCCCTTACCTGAACATCACTGCCAGCCGCAGTTTCATTGATGGTGTGGTATCAGGCATCAGGGAAAAGAAGGATGTATTCGGAGGCGATTTCCGTGAAGGAAAGATCCTGCTTGAGCACACTTCCGCCAACCCCAACGGCCCGCTTCACGTAGGTCATATAAGAAATTCCATCATCGGTGATACCCTCGGTCGTATCCTCAAACGTGCAGGATATGATGTTGAGCTACACTACTATGTAAATGACATGGGACGCCAGATAGCAATTGTATCCTGGGCCCTTGAACGCTTCGAGTTCGACAACGACTCCAAGCCTGACCATGCCATTGCAAACGTTTACATCAAGGCCAACGCCGAGCTTGAGGCACACCCTGAGAAGGTTGCCGAGATTGACAAGCTCATGCAGCTTGTGGAGAGCGGCGATGAAGAGACCATCAATCGCTTCGACGAGGCTGTAGGTCGTGCAGTTGAAGGTATCAAGGAGACCCTTGGCAAGATGAACGTCGCTCACGACGAGTTCCCCAAGGAGTCCGGTTTCATAAGGTCCGGTGACGTCTCAAGGATAGTGGATGAGATCAAGGCCACAGGACGTACTGAGATCGATAACGGTGCCCTTGTTGTGGACCTTAAGGATTACGGTTTCGAGAAGACCCTTGTCATCCAGCGTTCCGATGGAACTTCACTTTACACCACACGTGATCTCGCATACCACGAATGGAAGGGCGAGCGTGCTGACAGGATTATCGATGTCTTTGGAGCAGACCACAAACTGATCTCCGGCCAGCTCAGTGCAACACTGAACGCCATTGGCAAGAAGGAGCCTGAGGTCGTTATCTTCGAGTTTGTCTCACTACCTGAAGGCTCAATGAGCACCAGGCGCGGAAAGTTCATCAGCGCCGATGAGCTGCTCGATCAGGTCAAGGCCCGGGCACTGGAAGAAGTGGACAAGCGCCGCCCTGAGATGGCTGATGAGTTCAAGAAGCAGGTTGCGGACATGGTAGGTATCGGTGCTGTCAGGTACGACATCGTGAAGGTCTCACCCGAGAAGTCCACGGTCTTCGACTGGAAGGAAGCACTGGACTTCGAGAAGCAGGGCGGTCCTTTCGTACAGTATTCACATGCACGTGCATGCAGCATCCTTCAGAAGGCAAAGGATGAAGGGCTGTGGAACGCTGAGGCAGATATCAATGCTTCACTTCTTGTGGAAGACAGCGAGATCGCTCTCATCAAGAAGATGGCAATGTTCGACAACGTACTTGACCAGTGTGCAAGGGAACTGAAGCCTCACATGCTTGCCATCTATGCAAGGGAACTTGCAGATGCGTTCAACCAGTTCTACCGCTTCGTATCCGTCCTCAATGCCGAGGAAGAAGATGTCCGTGCAGGCCGTCTGGCCCTTGTGGACTGTGCAAGGATAGTGCTCGCCAACACCCTGGATACTCTGGGACTTGGTGCACCGGAATCAATGTAA
- a CDS encoding DUF1294 domain-containing protein yields the protein MELYMYLLLYLLLVNAYSFWLMYSDKKKAVKGQYRTPEKTLFTWALLGGSIGSIAGMQKFRHKTRHTTFRIGMPLIFVVEGYLFFEYVLPVLL from the coding sequence ATGGAATTGTACATGTACCTTCTCCTGTATCTTCTTTTAGTAAATGCTTATTCTTTCTGGCTGATGTACTCTGACAAAAAGAAGGCTGTTAAAGGTCAATACAGGACACCGGAAAAGACGTTGTTCACCTGGGCATTGCTGGGTGGAAGCATTGGTTCCATAGCCGGAATGCAGAAGTTCAGGCATAAGACAAGGCATACGACGTTCAGGATCGGGATGCCTTTGATATTTGTCGTGGAAGGTTATCTCTTCTTTGAGTATGTTTTGCCGGTACTGCTTTGA
- a CDS encoding inorganic diphosphatase yields the protein MKVRIETPKFSFFKYQKVDDGYKRVLFSPIPTIFNYGFIEDTLGDDGMEEDAIVLGPRLAQGTLVNLISPGGVVRFVDDSVQDDKKVFYLGDPYSERLFGLYFRMYALFKRFRYLTFERRIAECRFEGIELFEQE from the coding sequence ATGAAGGTTCGGATAGAAACTCCAAAGTTCAGCTTTTTCAAGTACCAGAAAGTGGATGACGGGTACAAAAGGGTTCTTTTTTCTCCCATACCCACGATCTTCAACTATGGTTTCATTGAGGATACCTTGGGAGACGATGGGATGGAAGAAGATGCCATCGTACTGGGGCCCCGGCTTGCTCAGGGAACCCTGGTAAATCTGATCAGTCCGGGTGGTGTGGTAAGGTTTGTGGATGACTCGGTCCAGGACGATAAAAAAGTGTTCTATCTCGGGGACCCGTATTCCGAAAGGCTGTTCGGATTGTATTTCAGGATGTATGCACTGTTCAAAAGGTTCCGTTATCTGACCTTTGAAAGAAGAATTGCAGAATGCAGGTTCGAAGGCATTGAACTGTTCGAACAAGAGTGA
- a CDS encoding GTP-binding protein, with protein sequence MIIGGFLGSGKTTTLLKLGKHLSETGHKIAIIVNEIGEIGLDGDTLSSTGIVTEELTSGCICCTLKISMEYTLSQLSDDFQPDVIIIEPTGIAFPRQIKEDIALMKIDDLSFAPIVNIVDGTRFNTEIKQTPKFIVTQIEDAEILCINKVDIAEKEKVAEVRNFLEEINPEAEVIEFSAKEADEKFQRLIDLLAGKSKEREAREAINSIEASEVSSYSGELVIKDCELEEQKAEKYATDVLTSISKQVRLINPNFVGHIKIAMEYPGTLMKASITSSESVPNIEFFETKGKDCSLKFLSAVTNVEKEDLVKIVEGTIKEHLLQEEIPFSNKVKNLQTINIL encoded by the coding sequence ATGATCATAGGCGGCTTCCTTGGAAGCGGTAAGACCACCACATTGCTAAAACTTGGCAAACACCTGAGCGAAACAGGCCATAAGATTGCGATAATCGTGAACGAGATCGGTGAGATCGGACTGGACGGCGATACCCTCTCAAGCACAGGTATTGTTACCGAAGAACTCACAAGCGGCTGCATCTGCTGTACCCTGAAGATCAGCATGGAATACACCCTTTCTCAACTTTCAGACGATTTCCAGCCTGACGTTATCATTATCGAGCCTACCGGTATCGCATTCCCCAGGCAGATCAAGGAAGACATCGCTCTTATGAAGATCGATGACCTGAGCTTTGCACCTATCGTGAACATCGTGGACGGAACCAGGTTCAACACCGAGATCAAGCAGACACCAAAGTTCATCGTGACACAGATAGAAGATGCTGAGATCCTCTGTATCAACAAGGTCGACATTGCAGAGAAAGAAAAGGTCGCAGAGGTCAGGAATTTCCTGGAGGAGATCAATCCCGAAGCAGAGGTCATCGAATTCTCCGCAAAGGAAGCCGACGAGAAGTTCCAGAGGCTCATCGACCTGCTGGCAGGCAAGAGCAAGGAAAGGGAAGCAAGGGAAGCCATCAACTCCATCGAAGCCTCCGAGGTCAGCTCCTATTCCGGCGAACTGGTCATCAAGGACTGTGAACTGGAAGAGCAAAAAGCGGAGAAGTACGCAACAGATGTACTGACTTCCATCAGCAAGCAGGTCAGGCTGATCAATCCCAACTTCGTGGGTCACATAAAGATTGCCATGGAATACCCCGGAACCCTCATGAAGGCCAGCATCACCTCTTCTGAGAGCGTTCCTAACATCGAGTTCTTTGAAACCAAAGGCAAAGATTGTAGCCTGAAGTTCCTCTCAGCGGTCACGAATGTGGAAAAAGAAGATCTTGTAAAGATCGTTGAGGGTACTATAAAGGAACACCTTTTGCAGGAAGAGATACCTTTCAGCAACAAGGTCAAGAATCTCCAGACCATCAACATCCTTTAA